A window of the Fuscovulum sp. genome harbors these coding sequences:
- a CDS encoding UDP-N-acetylmuramoyl-L-alanyl-D-glutamate--2,6-diaminopimelate ligase yields MAGAKKLSELGLAARGGRDPVLTGVTADSRAVKDGFLFAALPGAVLHGAEFIGPALRMGAAAVLTDAEGARIAAEALAGSSVALVVAEDARAALSGAAALWFGAQPDTMVAVTGTNGKTSVATFTRQIWMALGHAAINIGTTGVEGAWAAPSSHTTPDALTLHSMLAQAAGAGVTHAAMEASSHGLDQRRMDGVRLAAAGFTNFTQDHLDYHGTMEAYFAAKAALFARVLPPEGVAVVNLNDAHGAQVAEVAQTRGQRVLTVGHGAGCDLRLLGQRYDATGQEVRFQWQGQPHQVRLDLIGGFQAENVALAAGLVIAAGEEPAAVFRVLPSLQGVRGRMQLAATRRNGAAVFVDYAHTPDAVATALRALRPHVMGRIVIVFGAGGDRDRTKRPLMGAAAREFADVLFVTDDNPRSEEPAAIRAEIMAACPEANEVGDRAEAILRGVDALGPGDALLIAGKGHETGQIIKGDVYPFDDVEQASIAVAALDGVI; encoded by the coding sequence ATGGCCGGGGCGAAGAAACTGTCGGAACTCGGTCTGGCGGCGCGGGGCGGGCGCGACCCGGTGCTGACCGGTGTCACGGCGGACAGCCGGGCGGTGAAGGATGGGTTTCTGTTCGCAGCCCTGCCAGGGGCGGTGCTGCATGGGGCCGAGTTCATCGGCCCCGCATTGCGGATGGGCGCGGCGGCAGTGCTGACCGATGCCGAGGGCGCACGGATCGCGGCAGAGGCTTTGGCGGGCAGCAGCGTGGCGCTGGTGGTGGCCGAGGATGCGCGGGCGGCCCTGTCGGGTGCGGCGGCGCTGTGGTTCGGGGCGCAGCCCGACACCATGGTTGCGGTGACCGGGACCAATGGCAAGACATCGGTCGCGACCTTCACGCGCCAGATCTGGATGGCGCTGGGCCATGCGGCGATCAATATCGGGACCACCGGTGTAGAGGGGGCCTGGGCGGCACCGTCGAGCCACACGACGCCGGACGCGCTGACGCTGCATTCCATGCTGGCGCAGGCGGCGGGGGCGGGGGTGACCCATGCGGCGATGGAGGCATCGTCGCACGGGCTCGATCAGCGGCGGATGGATGGCGTGCGGCTGGCGGCGGCGGGGTTCACGAATTTCACGCAAGATCATCTGGACTATCACGGCACGATGGAGGCCTATTTCGCGGCCAAGGCGGCGCTGTTCGCGCGCGTGTTGCCGCCCGAGGGCGTGGCGGTGGTGAACCTGAATGATGCCCATGGCGCGCAGGTGGCCGAGGTGGCGCAGACGCGTGGGCAGCGCGTGCTGACCGTGGGGCATGGCGCGGGCTGTGACCTGCGACTGCTTGGCCAGCGCTATGATGCGACGGGGCAGGAGGTGCGGTTTCAGTGGCAGGGACAGCCGCATCAGGTGCGACTTGATCTGATCGGCGGATTTCAGGCGGAGAATGTGGCGCTGGCGGCGGGGCTGGTGATCGCGGCGGGTGAGGAGCCTGCGGCGGTGTTCCGGGTGCTGCCATCCTTGCAGGGTGTGCGCGGGCGGATGCAGTTGGCCGCCACGCGCCGGAACGGGGCGGCGGTGTTTGTGGATTATGCCCATACGCCGGATGCGGTGGCGACCGCGCTGCGCGCGCTGCGGCCGCATGTGATGGGGCGGATCGTGATCGTCTTTGGAGCGGGCGGTGACCGGGACCGGACCAAGCGCCCCCTGATGGGGGCGGCGGCGCGGGAATTTGCCGACGTGCTGTTCGTGACCGACGACAATCCGAGAAGCGAGGAGCCTGCTGCGATCCGGGCCGAGATCATGGCGGCCTGCCCCGAGGCCAATGAGGTGGGAGACCGGGCCGAGGCGATCTTGCGCGGGGTGGATGCGCTGGGGCCGGGCGATGCGCTGCTGATCGCGGGCAAGGGGCATGAGACGGGGCAGATCATCAAGGGCGATGTCTATCCCTTTGACGATGTGGAACAGGCGAGCATCGCTGTGGCGGCGCTGGATGGGGTGATCTGA
- the murF gene encoding UDP-N-acetylmuramoyl-tripeptide--D-alanyl-D-alanine ligase: MMVLWTSDAAVAATGGRVTKRWAATGVSIDTRTLRPGELFVALKDVRDGHDFVKAALDKGAAAALVSHIPEGVAADAPLLIVPDVLRALEDLGRAARARTKAKVVGITGSVGKTSTKEMLRAILGGQGRVHAAEASYNNHWGVPLTLARMPEETEFAVIEIGMNHPGEIAPLARMADLDVAMITTVAPAHLEAFESIEGIAHEKASILDGLRPGGVAVLNADIATTPILRAKAAAVGAKAVMFGTAADADWRILSVEIAGETTVVRATRRGEALLFKVRSPGRHFAANATGALAVAEAMGCDPAITACDIGQWSPPVGRGTRERIMMDTLEETGFDLIDDAFNANPASMAAALDVLIAAVPENGIGRLATGRRIAVLGDMLELGPTEGELHAAIARHPGLETVTVIHCVGPRMRALWQALPRGQRGDWAETAGDLAARARSIIDAGDIVLVKGSKGSKVSLVVDALRKLGQAVAPKNAGTE; the protein is encoded by the coding sequence CTGATGGTGTTGTGGACTTCGGATGCGGCGGTGGCGGCCACGGGCGGGCGCGTGACGAAGCGCTGGGCCGCGACGGGCGTGTCGATCGACACGCGGACGCTGCGGCCGGGGGAGTTGTTTGTTGCGCTGAAAGATGTGCGCGACGGGCATGATTTCGTGAAGGCCGCGCTGGACAAGGGCGCCGCGGCGGCGCTGGTGTCGCATATCCCCGAGGGCGTGGCGGCGGATGCGCCGCTGCTGATCGTGCCGGATGTGCTGCGTGCGCTGGAGGATCTGGGCCGCGCGGCACGGGCGCGCACGAAGGCCAAGGTGGTCGGGATCACCGGGTCGGTGGGCAAGACATCGACCAAGGAAATGCTGCGCGCCATTCTGGGCGGGCAGGGCCGGGTGCATGCGGCTGAGGCGAGTTACAACAACCACTGGGGCGTGCCGCTGACGCTGGCGCGGATGCCGGAAGAGACGGAATTCGCGGTGATCGAGATCGGGATGAACCATCCCGGCGAGATCGCGCCTTTGGCGCGGATGGCCGACCTTGACGTGGCGATGATCACGACCGTCGCGCCTGCGCATCTGGAAGCATTCGAGAGCATCGAGGGGATCGCGCATGAGAAGGCGTCGATCCTGGACGGCCTGCGGCCCGGTGGGGTGGCGGTGCTGAATGCCGATATCGCCACGACCCCGATCCTGCGCGCCAAGGCGGCGGCGGTGGGGGCAAAGGCGGTGATGTTCGGGACTGCGGCGGATGCGGATTGGCGCATTCTGTCGGTCGAGATTGCGGGCGAGACGACGGTGGTGCGCGCCACGCGCAGGGGCGAGGCGCTGCTGTTCAAGGTGCGATCCCCCGGGCGGCATTTCGCGGCAAATGCGACCGGCGCGCTGGCCGTGGCCGAGGCGATGGGCTGCGATCCGGCAATCACGGCCTGCGATATCGGGCAATGGTCGCCGCCCGTCGGGCGCGGGACGCGCGAGCGGATCATGATGGACACGCTGGAAGAGACCGGGTTCGACCTGATCGACGATGCCTTCAACGCCAATCCGGCCAGTATGGCGGCAGCGTTGGATGTGCTGATTGCCGCCGTGCCAGAGAACGGGATCGGGCGGCTGGCGACGGGGCGGCGGATTGCCGTGCTGGGCGACATGCTGGAATTGGGGCCGACCGAAGGCGAACTGCACGCCGCCATTGCGCGCCATCCCGGGCTGGAGACGGTGACAGTAATTCATTGCGTGGGTCCCCGGATGCGCGCGTTGTGGCAGGCCTTGCCGCGCGGTCAGCGGGGGGATTGGGCAGAGACGGCGGGCGACCTTGCAGCGCGGGCGCGGTCGATCATCGATGCCGGGGATATCGTGCTGGTGAAGGGATCAAAGGGATCCAAGGTCAGTCTTGTCGTTGACGCGCTGAGGAAACTGGGGCAGGCGGTGGCGCCAAAGAACGCGGGGACTGAGTGA
- the mraY gene encoding phospho-N-acetylmuramoyl-pentapeptide-transferase, with amino-acid sequence MFYWLTAFSDGGDFFNLFRYQTVRAGGAFLTALVFGFVFGRPLIDLLRRKQKKGQPIRDDGPQSHFAKAGTPTMGGLLILSALMVSTLLWARWDNPYVWIVLLVTLAFGLIGFADDYAKVTKQNTKGVSGRVRFGAGLVIAALATYAAASFHPGPLTNQLAFPFFKDLLLNMWLFFIPFGMVVIVGAANAVNLTDGLDGLAIMPVMIAAGTFGVIAYVVGNANYTEYLGVHFVPGTGELLIFCAALFGGGMGFLWYNAPPAAVFMGDTGSLALGGALGAIAVCTKHEIVLAIVGGLFVVEALSVIIQVAYFKATGKRVFLMAPIHHHFEKKGWAEPQIVIRFWIISLILALVGLATLKLR; translated from the coding sequence ATGTTTTATTGGCTGACGGCCTTTTCGGATGGCGGCGATTTCTTCAACCTGTTCCGCTATCAGACGGTGCGGGCGGGGGGCGCGTTCCTGACGGCGCTGGTGTTCGGCTTCGTCTTCGGGCGGCCGCTGATCGACCTGTTGCGCCGCAAGCAGAAGAAGGGCCAGCCGATCCGCGATGACGGCCCGCAAAGCCATTTCGCCAAGGCAGGGACTCCCACGATGGGGGGATTGCTGATCCTGTCGGCGCTGATGGTATCGACGCTGCTTTGGGCGCGGTGGGACAATCCCTATGTCTGGATCGTGCTGCTGGTGACGTTGGCCTTTGGCCTGATCGGTTTTGCCGATGACTATGCGAAGGTGACCAAGCAGAACACCAAGGGCGTGTCGGGGCGGGTGCGGTTCGGCGCGGGGCTGGTAATCGCGGCGCTGGCCACCTATGCGGCGGCGAGCTTTCATCCCGGGCCGCTGACCAACCAACTGGCCTTTCCGTTCTTCAAGGACCTGCTGTTGAACATGTGGCTGTTCTTCATCCCCTTTGGCATGGTGGTGATCGTGGGGGCGGCCAATGCGGTGAACCTGACCGATGGTCTGGACGGGCTGGCCATCATGCCGGTGATGATCGCGGCGGGCACCTTTGGCGTGATCGCCTACGTGGTGGGAAATGCCAATTACACCGAATATCTGGGCGTGCATTTCGTGCCCGGCACGGGGGAACTCTTGATCTTCTGCGCGGCGCTGTTCGGGGGCGGGATGGGGTTCCTGTGGTACAACGCGCCACCTGCGGCGGTGTTCATGGGCGATACCGGATCGCTCGCGCTGGGCGGGGCTTTGGGCGCGATTGCGGTCTGCACCAAGCATGAAATCGTGCTGGCCATCGTGGGCGGGCTGTTCGTGGTGGAGGCGCTGAGCGTCATCATTCAGGTCGCCTATTTCAAGGCGACGGGAAAGCGCGTGTTCCTGATGGCGCCGATCCACCACCACTTTGAGAAGAAGGGCTGGGCCGAGCCGCAGATCGTGATCCGGTTCTGGATCATCTCACTGATTTTGGCGCTGGTGGGGTTGGCGACGCTGAAGCTGCGGTGA
- a CDS encoding biotin transporter BioY encodes MERSLSHIALFAALIAVLGFVPQITLATGVPITAQSLGIMLCGTVLGAKRGALAVLLFLLLVAIGLPLLSGGRGGLGVFASPTMGFLIGFPIAAFVAGLIVERSRAPIGLAAGLGAFLGGVITLYAFGIPGMALMLGKSLPEATLLITPYLPGDLIKVAVTGLITHSLARMRPDFLPSRH; translated from the coding sequence ATGGAACGCAGCCTGTCCCACATCGCCCTCTTCGCGGCCCTGATCGCGGTTTTGGGCTTCGTGCCACAGATCACGCTGGCCACTGGCGTGCCGATCACCGCGCAAAGCCTTGGCATCATGCTGTGCGGCACCGTGCTGGGGGCCAAACGCGGCGCGCTGGCGGTGCTGCTGTTCCTGCTTCTCGTCGCCATCGGCCTGCCGCTTCTGTCCGGCGGGCGCGGCGGTCTGGGCGTTTTTGCGTCACCCACCATGGGTTTCCTGATCGGCTTCCCCATCGCCGCCTTCGTGGCGGGCCTGATTGTGGAACGCAGCCGCGCGCCCATCGGCCTCGCAGCGGGCCTTGGCGCCTTTCTTGGCGGGGTCATCACGCTTTACGCCTTCGGCATCCCCGGCATGGCGCTGATGCTGGGCAAGTCCCTGCCCGAGGCCACACTTCTGATCACACCCTACCTGCCCGGTGACCTGATCAAGGTGGCGGTCACGGGCCTCATCACCCACAGCCTCGCCCGCATGCGCCCGGACTTCCTGCCCTCGCGCCACTGA
- a CDS encoding energy-coupling factor transporter transmembrane protein EcfT, producing MLALTSPVQTPLHRLPAGGKLAALAVFTFLLFQLNSPITLAVALAAIAALHLPGGWPFAAHALRLLRPLWPFALILVLWHLWTQDPRGGAIVLLRLTTALAAANLVTMTTRLSDMITVIERLAAPLARLGLSPRTLALAIALTIRFLPVLSDRLTRISEAWRARSPRRPGWRILTPATLATLDDADQVAEALRARGGAG from the coding sequence ATGCTCGCCCTCACCTCGCCCGTGCAAACGCCCCTGCACCGCCTGCCCGCCGGGGGGAAGCTGGCGGCACTGGCTGTCTTCACCTTCCTGCTCTTTCAACTGAACAGCCCCATCACCCTCGCCGTCGCCCTTGCCGCCATCGCGGCGCTGCACCTGCCGGGCGGCTGGCCCTTCGCCGCCCATGCCCTGCGCCTGCTGCGCCCGCTTTGGCCCTTCGCGCTGATCCTTGTGCTCTGGCACCTCTGGACCCAAGACCCGCGTGGCGGCGCCATCGTCCTTTTGCGCCTGACCACCGCCCTCGCCGCCGCCAACCTTGTGACCATGACCACGCGCCTTTCCGACATGATCACTGTCATCGAACGCCTGGCCGCCCCCCTCGCGCGCCTTGGCCTCTCCCCGCGCACCCTTGCCTTGGCCATCGCGCTGACCATCCGCTTCCTGCCCGTCCTCTCCGACCGCCTGACCCGCATATCGGAGGCATGGCGCGCTCGCTCCCCGCGCCGCCCCGGCTGGCGCATCCTCACTCCGGCCACGCTCGCCACCCTCGACGATGCCGATCAGGTGGCCGAGGCCTTGCGGGCCCGCGGCGGCGCAGGCTAG
- a CDS encoding energy-coupling factor ABC transporter ATP-binding protein, which produces MSAAPTSPGFRLTGVTVQLGGKPVLSDLTLSLTEPRIGILGRNGSGKTTLLRLLAGLIPPTTGSLTLDGIDPFRDRKEMLSRLGILFQNPDHQILFPTVEEELAFGLRQQGQTDATARAAARAVLGAEGRAHWATASTATLSQGQRHWLCLQAVLMMAPVTILLDEPFAGLDLPAQARLTRRLAALPQRLITVTHDPASLSGADRILWLDAGRIVQDGPPATVLPAFTAAMDRIARDDHDTALPS; this is translated from the coding sequence ATGAGCGCAGCGCCCACCTCCCCCGGTTTCCGACTGACCGGCGTTACCGTCCAACTGGGCGGCAAGCCCGTGCTGTCCGACCTCACCCTGTCCCTGACCGAGCCGCGCATCGGCATCCTTGGCCGCAACGGATCGGGCAAGACCACCCTTCTGCGCCTGCTCGCGGGCCTGATCCCGCCCACGACCGGTTCGCTGACGCTGGACGGGATCGATCCGTTTCGTGACCGCAAAGAGATGCTCTCCCGCCTCGGCATTCTGTTCCAGAACCCCGATCACCAGATCCTGTTCCCGACGGTGGAGGAAGAGCTTGCCTTCGGCCTGCGCCAGCAAGGCCAGACCGACGCCACAGCCCGCGCCGCCGCCCGCGCCGTTCTGGGGGCCGAGGGCCGCGCCCATTGGGCCACGGCCTCCACCGCCACGCTCAGCCAGGGCCAGCGGCACTGGCTTTGCCTCCAAGCGGTGCTGATGATGGCGCCTGTGACGATCCTGCTCGATGAACCCTTCGCCGGGCTCGACCTGCCCGCGCAGGCCCGCCTGACCCGTCGCCTTGCCGCCCTGCCGCAGCGGCTCATCACCGTGACGCATGATCCTGCCAGCCTGTCAGGGGCCGACCGCATCCTCTGGCTCGATGCCGGGCGCATCGTGCAGGATGGCCCGCCTGCCACTGTCCTTCCCGCCTTCACTGCCGCGATGGACCGCATCGCCCGCGACGACCACGATACCGCCCTTCCCTCCTGA
- a CDS encoding 4-aminobutyrate--2-oxoglutarate transaminase gives MQNAEVALRRDQAISRGVGMMTQIYADRALNAEIWDIEGNRYIDFAAGIAVVNTGHCHPKVMAAVTAQMAKFTHTCHQVLPYENYIHLAERLNAAVPGNFAKKTIFVTTGAEACENAVKIARIATGRNAVIAFGGGFHGRTFMGMSLTGKVEPYKKGFGAMMPDVFHVPFPMGPHGISTEDSMKGIEKLFKADLDPNRVAAIIFEPVQGEGGFYEAPTDLVRALRALCDKHGIVMIADEVQTGFARTGNLFAMEMHGVAADLTTMAKGLAGGLPLAAVTGKAELMDAANPGGLGGTYAGNPLGIAASHAVLDVIEEEQLCARANELGSRLKQRLESIRSTTPEIVDIRGPGFMVAVEFANPSTHEPDAGFTGRVRTEALKRGLILLTCGVYGNVVRFLAPITIPDAHFAEAMDILEESVAAARQA, from the coding sequence ATGCAGAATGCCGAAGTCGCCCTTCGCCGGGATCAAGCCATTTCCCGCGGCGTCGGAATGATGACCCAGATCTACGCCGACCGCGCCCTGAACGCGGAAATCTGGGATATCGAGGGCAACCGCTACATCGATTTCGCCGCCGGTATCGCCGTGGTCAACACCGGCCATTGCCACCCCAAGGTGATGGCCGCCGTCACCGCCCAGATGGCCAAGTTCACCCATACCTGCCATCAGGTTCTGCCCTATGAAAATTACATCCACCTTGCCGAACGGCTGAACGCTGCCGTTCCAGGCAATTTCGCGAAAAAGACGATCTTCGTCACCACCGGGGCCGAGGCCTGTGAAAACGCGGTGAAGATCGCCCGCATCGCCACCGGGCGGAACGCCGTCATCGCTTTTGGCGGCGGCTTCCACGGCCGTACCTTCATGGGCATGTCGCTGACCGGGAAGGTTGAGCCCTACAAGAAAGGCTTCGGCGCAATGATGCCCGATGTCTTCCACGTCCCCTTCCCGATGGGGCCGCATGGCATCTCGACCGAAGACTCGATGAAGGGCATCGAAAAGCTGTTCAAGGCCGATCTCGACCCGAACCGCGTCGCGGCCATCATTTTCGAACCCGTTCAGGGCGAAGGCGGCTTCTATGAAGCCCCGACCGATCTGGTCCGCGCCCTGCGCGCGCTGTGCGACAAGCATGGCATCGTCATGATCGCGGATGAGGTGCAAACAGGCTTCGCCCGCACCGGCAATCTCTTTGCCATGGAAATGCACGGCGTCGCGGCGGATCTTACCACCATGGCCAAAGGTCTGGCTGGTGGCCTGCCGCTTGCTGCCGTGACCGGCAAGGCGGAACTGATGGATGCCGCCAACCCCGGCGGCCTTGGCGGCACCTATGCCGGCAACCCGCTGGGCATCGCCGCCTCGCACGCCGTGCTCGATGTGATCGAGGAAGAACAGCTCTGCGCCCGCGCCAATGAACTCGGCTCGCGGCTGAAACAGCGGCTGGAATCGATCCGCTCCACCACCCCCGAAATCGTGGATATCCGCGGCCCGGGCTTCATGGTGGCAGTGGAATTCGCCAACCCTTCCACCCATGAACCCGATGCCGGCTTTACCGGCCGTGTGCGGACCGAGGCGCTCAAGCGCGGGCTGATCCTGCTCACCTGCGGCGTCTATGGCAATGTGGTGCGCTTCCTTGCCCCAATCACCATCCCCGACGCCCATTTCGCCGAGGCAATGGATATTCTTGAGGAGTCGGTCGCCGCAGCCCGGCAGGCCTGA
- the dprA gene encoding DNA-processing protein DprA: protein MRDFQDDDPVDRLRLIRSRRVGAVTFHRLVAEHGSVRAALAALPDVARAAGVAEYAPCPVEVARHEMAQARLAGAVMLVPGGPGYPAGLEEMPDAPPILWARGDVAWLARPMVAMVGARNASSLGVRMARRLSAALGAAGQVVVSGLARGIDTEAHEAALATGTVAVMAGGVDVIYPEENAGLAGRIAQAGCVISEQPMGMQPQARHFPLRNRIIAGMARAVVVVEAAARSGSLITARDALDLGREVLAVPGHPFDARAAGCNMLIRDGAVLVRSAEDVLEAIGAAGGGLGRPEGATIEGQAVAADPPGAEKPLAGLPGPVPARRPLIEVAALHGMILDRLGPSAVAEDQLIRDLDLPTETVARELVALEMDGRVLRQAGGLLSRC, encoded by the coding sequence ATGCGGGATTTCCAGGACGATGATCCGGTGGATCGGCTGCGGCTGATCCGGTCGCGGCGGGTGGGGGCGGTGACCTTTCACCGGCTGGTGGCGGAACATGGATCGGTGCGGGCGGCGCTTGCCGCGTTGCCCGATGTGGCGCGCGCGGCGGGGGTGGCGGAGTACGCGCCCTGCCCGGTTGAGGTGGCGCGGCATGAGATGGCGCAGGCACGGCTGGCAGGTGCGGTGATGCTGGTGCCCGGTGGCCCCGGCTATCCGGCGGGGCTGGAGGAGATGCCGGACGCGCCGCCGATCCTTTGGGCGCGGGGCGATGTGGCGTGGCTGGCGCGGCCCATGGTGGCGATGGTCGGCGCGCGGAATGCGTCATCGCTGGGCGTGCGGATGGCGCGGCGGCTGTCAGCGGCGCTTGGTGCGGCGGGGCAGGTGGTCGTGTCGGGCCTTGCGCGCGGGATCGACACCGAGGCGCATGAGGCCGCGCTGGCCACCGGGACGGTGGCGGTGATGGCGGGCGGGGTGGATGTGATCTATCCCGAGGAGAATGCAGGTCTGGCCGGGCGGATCGCGCAGGCGGGATGCGTGATTTCGGAACAGCCCATGGGGATGCAGCCGCAGGCGCGGCATTTCCCGCTGCGCAACCGGATCATCGCCGGGATGGCGCGGGCCGTGGTGGTGGTGGAGGCGGCGGCGCGGTCTGGCAGCCTGATCACGGCGCGCGACGCGCTGGATCTGGGGCGCGAGGTGCTGGCCGTGCCGGGGCATCCCTTCGACGCGCGTGCCGCCGGGTGCAACATGCTGATCCGCGACGGGGCGGTTCTGGTGCGCAGCGCGGAAGATGTGCTTGAGGCGATTGGCGCAGCGGGAGGGGGCCTTGGCCGGCCCGAGGGCGCGACGATCGAAGGGCAGGCTGTGGCGGCGGACCCGCCGGGCGCGGAAAAGCCGCTGGCAGGGTTGCCCGGCCCGGTGCCCGCACGACGGCCCCTGATCGAAGTGGCGGCGCTGCACGGCATGATTCTGGATCGGTTGGGGCCAAGCGCGGTGGCCGAGGATCAGCTGATTCGCGATCTGGACCTGCCGACCGAGACGGTGGCGCGCGAACTGGTGGCGCTGGAAATGGACGGACGCGTGCTGCGGCAGGCGGGCGGGTTGCTGTCGCGTTGTTGA